One stretch of Ictalurus punctatus breed USDA103 chromosome 5, Coco_2.0, whole genome shotgun sequence DNA includes these proteins:
- the tab3 gene encoding TGF-beta-activated kinase 1 and MAP3K7-binding protein 3, producing the protein MAQGAPQLDYHVLQDLKQRFPEIPENVVSQCLLQNNNNLEVCCHLLAQESSRYLYEEFHSPEEVHLSRNRMLHISVGGFPPPESGNANANSNASYTNYFRSDHGRSASTPTPPPAVPGISPTYTPVPARYMTPITLALSSSIPSAPQALQIPPGAYVNSGNNLFMRPSPSQSPQPSPWASSGAPVYSPSPYSTPTYQSPYSSPQHQVFLPISPPTLPNMTYQHVPYRAYMPTKGSMKNQIEITLEGRQRSNSPIHTPQGALYMPNSPSPSSPSRAISMAPPPGTSFHPGVYLGGARPRPASSPQAGSSAYIKIKMGPGQQQQLGSGSPSPPVETESLLNIVDQGEKHGTPAPILPISATSGGRVSHVSHMPRRSSSGSDDYAYTQALLLHQRARMERLLKELRAEKQKLEQLKAEVNEMEYDALQRRFRRVNSSSFIPRPEEITRVRTQNRQLQIDIDCTLKETDLLQSRGKFDPKAMNNFYDNIQPGPVVPPKKDTAGVGGAAAAVGGAAPRPKPAPQRDEDFEGAQWNCESCTFLNHPALNRCEQCEMPRYT; encoded by the exons ATGGCACAGGGAGCGCCTCAGTTAGACTACCACGTCCTGCAAGACCTGAAGCAGCGTTTCCCCGAGATCCCAGAGAACGTCGTGTCCCAGTGCCTTCTGCAG AATAACAACAACCTGGAGGTGTGCTGCCACCTGCTGGCTCAGGAGAGCAGTCGCTACCTGTACGAGGAGTTCCACAGCCCGGAGGAGGTGCACCTGAGCCGCAACCGCATGCTGCACATCAGCGTCGGCGGCTTCCCTCCGCCCGAGAGCGGCAATGCCAACGCCAACTCCAACGCCAGCTACACCAACTACTTCAGGAGCGACCATGGGCGCTCGGCCAGCACGCCCACCCCTCCGCCTGCCGTGCCGGGCATTTCGCCCACCTACACCCCCGTGCCCGCTCGCTACATGACCCCTATCACGCTGGCGCTGTCCTCGAGCATCCCGTCTGCCCCTCAGGCACTTCAGATTCCCCCCGGCGCGTATGTGAACAGTGGGAACAACCTGTTTATGCGCCCTTCCCCTTCTCAGAGCCCTCAGCCCTCGCCCTGGGCGTCGTCCGGAGCGCCCGTGTACTCTCCCTCGCCCTACAGCACTCCAACATACCAGTCGCCCTACAGCTCGCCCCAGCACCAAGTCTTTTTACCCATCAGCCCTCCTACCCTGCCCAACATGACGTACCAGCACGTCCCCTACAGGGCCTACATGCCCACCAAAGGCTCCATGAAGAACCAGATCGAGATCACGCTGGAGGGGCGGCAGCGCAGTAACTCCCCCATCCACACTCCGCAGGGGGCGCTCTACATGCCCAACAGCCCCTCCCCGAGCTCTCCATCTAGGGCCATTAGCATGGCACCACCCCCCGGCACCTCCTTTCACCCGGGCGTGTACCTGGGTGGCGCGCGCCCCCGCCCTGCCTCCTCTCCCCAAGCCGGAAGCTCCGCCTAcatcaagattaaaatgggGCCaggccagcagcagcagctgggATCGGGATCGCCGTCGCCGCCCGTGGAAACAGAGTCGCTCTTGAACATCGTGGATCAGGGCGAGAAACACGGCACTCCCGCTCCCATCCTGCCCATCTCGGCCACCTCGGGGGGCAGAGTCAGCCACGTCAGCCACATGCCCCGGCGCTCCAGCTCCGGCTCAGACGACTACGCCTACACACAGG ctctgttgctgcacCAGCGCGCGAGGATGGAGCGCCTGCTGAAGGAGCTGCGGGCCGAGAAGCAGAAGCTGGAGCAGCTGAAGGCCGAAGTCAACGAGATGGAGTATGACGCGCTACAGAGGCGCTTCAGACGCGTCAACAGCTCCAGCTTCATCCCACGG CCTGAAGAGATAACCAGAGTCCGGACGCAGAACAGACAGCTTCAGATCGACATTGATTGCACCTTGAAGGAGACGGACCTGCTGCAGTCTCGAG GAAAGTTCGACCCTAAAGCCATGAACAACTTTTACGATAACATCCAGCCCGGTCCGGTCGTCCCGCCCAAAAAAG ataCAGCAGGAGTaggaggagcagcagcagcagtaggagGAGCGGCGCCGAGACCGAAGCCGGCGCCGCAGCGTGACGAGGACTTCGAGGGCGCTCAGTGGAACTGCGAGAGTTGCACTTTCCTCAACCACCCGGCTCTGAACCGCTGCGAGCAGTGCGAGATGCCGCGCTACACCTGA